The DNA window aaaataaaaataaaagtaaaatttatcttaaagaagaaaaaaagattatctaTTTTAGTTAAAAGTCAATTTTAAACcattacaaaaattaataaacattgatatctaaaatagaattttatttcttgGTTTTAAATCTTGAGATtgaaatctaaataaatttattaaattcttatgAATGCACCATGTTAatgtaaaatatatgtttttaagatTATTCGTAGACAATATTTAGGatgtgtttgggaacgcggtgccaACCATGTtctcaaaaattttgaatttttattttatttttttatatcgttttgatatgctgatgtcaaaaataatttttaaaaaataaaaaagttttattttgatgtatttttaaatgaaaagtactttaaatTGTCAGTGCTACCATAACCCCAAATATACCCCTAGACTCATAATATTTCTTCTTGctgaactgaaaataaaaagaatttgactttttattttatcttaaatgtGTGTATGATTACgtggttaagaatgttttttatatgaaaaaatatttatctaataCTTTTCTTTAagtgatttttaataattttaatattaaaactatataaaaaaaacatgggtgctttttagtaaaaaatcaaaaacatcgAATCCCGATGTCAAAACGATGCGGAAACCAGGCAGGTCATGCATATATGGGCCTACGTTTGTTAACCCAGCCCGTATAAGTTGGGCCGGATCGCAACATAagaaatccaaatccaaaatcTTTCACATCTGAGTTCTGACGAGTGACGACATCTCTCTccaatctctctctctatctctctagTGCCGAACGCTCACTCTcaagtctctctctctaaccAAGAAGGATGCAAGCCATATCGAGGCGATTAGGGCACCAATCGCTGAAGCCAGCTGCTTCACTATCTTCTTTCAAGTCAATTTACCCGCTCTCCGATCACCGTAATCCTCCACATTCTAAGGTTTTTATAAACATTTACGATGCCCTAATTCTcaatttccttatttttttagtcattaaTCTTCAGATTATGGAGCTGATCATCCACGACACGCTTCCTCTCTCGCTGCCAAAGGTGTAGGCCACCTTATTCGCAAGGGAACCGGTGGCAGATCCTCTGTCAGGtctccctttccttttttttacgATTGAAATGATAAAGAAAGATGTTTTCTTGCTAATTATGATTAAGTAATTGTGTCTTAATGTATagggttaattaattttgttttgatgctTAGGGTTAATTAATTGTGTTTTgatgcttagttttttttttttgtgtgtgcagTGGAATTGTTGCTACGGTGTTTGGAGCAACAGGGTTCCTGGGTCGATATGTTGTGCAACAACTTGGTGAGTTGAATGGGAAGTACATTGCTGTGGTTCTATTATGGCTGTAACTTAACTACTAATATGATCATTTCTATCCAAAAtgtgttcttttttgtttttttacccttGATTCAAGTCTTACGTTTCAGCAGTATTAGTTTGTTATCGTTCTCTTGAAGCGTGTTTGTTGGTcagtaattcttaatgttgctTGATTGTACTACAGCAAAAATGGGTTCTCAAGTGTTAGTTCCTTTTAGAGGTTCTGAGGATAGTCATCGCCACCTCAAGTTGATGGGTGATTTGGGTCAGGTAGAGTGGTGAATTAATATAGAGTTTTTCATTATGTAAACTGTCTGGCTGAAGCACGGTTTTTTATTGTTGCATATTTCGGGATATTTTGTCATGTTGATTTTCCTGATAACGTTGGTATCTTGTCATTTGACTTGCTCAGATAGTACCAATGAAATACAACCCAAGAGATGAGAATTCTATCAAGGCTGTAATGGCGAAGGCCAATGTTGTTATTAATCTTATTGGTAAGTACTTCACTTGTTGTATCTTTGAGCTTTTTAGTGCTTAGAGTTTGCAAATCTACTCACTCAGTTTTGCATTATTATTGACAGGAAGGGATCATGAGACAAGAAACTACAGTTTTGAGGAATTGAACCATGGCATGACCGAGCAACTCGCAATGGTATATTTGTCTCttctttttaaatcatgataGCACTGTTGGATTATGATATTGTGGATGTTCTGATTTTCCTAGATATGTATTTTGAGGAAGCAATGTATGTCCTATGTTGTCTTATTATCTTAGGTCTCTGTCATTTGTAACCCAGTTCTCTAAGAAATTCATTCAGAAGTTTCTTTTTGCTTTCCACTTATTTACTGCATTATCTTTCTTGACTTATGCAGATTTCTAAAGAACATGGAGGTATCATGAGATTTATTCAAGTTTCTTGCTTAGGAGCATCTGCATCATCCCCATCAAGAATGCTAAGAGCTAAGGCTGCTGGAGAGGAAGCTGTTTTGAGGGAAATGCCTGAGGTGAATATTTAGTCTAGGTTTTACCATGGCCTATGCTAATGATGCATCCTTTGGGCTTTTTTAAGTGATCATATCATGGGAGCTAAGTTTCAACCCTACAACGATCTTGATGCATACATGGCTTATGTGCACAGGAGTTGCTATCACCCATACTCCTTTTATGTGCTTTGTGTTTCTTAATGTTAAATAGAGGCtgtgaatttggttttgaagaaGATGGGGATTTTGGAGATGTCATTTAGCTGTAAGCCCTATGATGGATCAAACTCCAAAAGCAAAATTTCATCATACATTTAAGTATCCTCAGCATTCCTTTGGAGTGGAGCACTTTGCTTGTACTTTTGGTGGAAAGCGTTTGTTACCTTGATCCAACAAAAGTATGCATTCCCCTCTATTCTATCCACTTtccaatgaaaatatttttgttatttgggaGGGGAAGCTCCTTTCCCTTTTATCATTCTTGCCAAACAAAGAGAGATGCCTGTTCTCTTCCCTTTCCTTTCACCTCTTTATCTTCTCTTCCAATTTCCTCCATTGTGCATGCACTTGTGTcttaatgtgttttttgttgATTCAAAGCACAAGTGACAAGGGTTTGTTGCATATATTGTGTTTTGTCTGCTTGCATTTGGCACCTGTTTGATTCatgttttgattgtttgatatgcttttatattttcttgagCCGATTGCAATCACAGACATaattatttgaagatcaaattttcTTTATTGCACACAATACTTGTGTGTGCTTGCGAACGCTATGTGGGATTAGAGAAGTATTTTGGGTGTTAGAATTGATAACCTCTTAATCT is part of the Populus trichocarpa isolate Nisqually-1 chromosome 2, P.trichocarpa_v4.1, whole genome shotgun sequence genome and encodes:
- the LOC7459537 gene encoding NADH dehydrogenase [ubiquinone] 1 alpha subcomplex subunit 9, mitochondrial, whose amino-acid sequence is MQAISRRLGHQSLKPAASLSSFKSIYPLSDHHYGADHPRHASSLAAKGVGHLIRKGTGGRSSVSGIVATVFGATGFLGRYVVQQLAKMGSQVLVPFRGSEDSHRHLKLMGDLGQIVPMKYNPRDENSIKAVMAKANVVINLIGRDHETRNYSFEELNHGMTEQLAMISKEHGGIMRFIQVSCLGASASSPSRMLRAKAAGEEAVLREMPEATVMKPAVMIGTEDRILNRWAHFAKKYSFLPLIGDGSTKIQPVYVVDVAAAIIAALKDDGSSMGKVYELGGPEIFTVHELADLMHDVIREWPRYVKVPFPIAKALATPRAVLINKVPFPLPAPKIFNLDEINALTIDSVVSENALTFNDLGIVPHKLKGYPIEFLISYRKGGPQFGSTISERVSPDSFP